Proteins encoded by one window of Streptomyces sp. LX-29:
- a CDS encoding zinc ribbon domain-containing protein YjdM — protein MSETPLPSCPECAGAYTYEMGALLVCPECGHEWTPASAEAETSSEERVIKDSVGNALADGDTVTVVKGLKVKGHPTGIKAGTKVRNIRLVDGVDGHDIDCKIEGFGHMQLKSSVVRKS, from the coding sequence GTGAGTGAGACCCCTTTGCCTTCCTGCCCCGAGTGCGCCGGCGCGTACACGTACGAGATGGGCGCGCTCCTGGTCTGCCCCGAGTGCGGACACGAATGGACGCCTGCCTCCGCTGAGGCGGAGACCTCGTCCGAGGAGCGGGTGATCAAGGACTCGGTCGGGAACGCACTCGCCGACGGCGACACCGTGACGGTCGTCAAGGGTCTGAAGGTCAAGGGCCACCCGACCGGAATCAAGGCGGGCACGAAGGTACGCAACATCCGCCTCGTCGACGGAGTCGACGGCCATGACATCGACTGCAAGATCGAGGGCTTCGGCCACATGCAGCTGAAGTCCAGCGTGGTCCGCAAGAGCTGA
- a CDS encoding DsbA family protein: MEKERARLTYAFDAYCGWCYGFGPALRRFAADNAARVDIRVLSGGLFTGDRAAPLAAHPYIPAANEHIAQLTGAVFGDAYQELLADGSAVMDSAGPAVGLVALRRQAPERQVEFAGALQQVFYRDGRDLSEPETYRTLAGRLGLDPDAVLAALADPAVREEAVRDMRETRRLGVEAYPTLLLHTPAGGVRRLGGPVASSDDLTAALEQHLAAGTA; this comes from the coding sequence AGAAGGAGCGCGCCCGGCTGACGTACGCGTTCGACGCGTACTGCGGCTGGTGCTACGGCTTCGGCCCCGCGCTGCGTCGCTTCGCCGCCGACAACGCGGCGCGGGTCGACATCCGCGTCCTCAGCGGCGGGCTGTTCACCGGCGACCGGGCGGCTCCGCTGGCCGCGCACCCGTACATCCCGGCCGCCAACGAGCACATCGCGCAGCTGACCGGTGCCGTCTTCGGAGACGCCTACCAAGAGCTGCTCGCCGACGGCTCGGCCGTGATGGACTCCGCGGGTCCGGCGGTGGGTCTGGTGGCGCTGCGCCGCCAGGCGCCGGAGCGCCAGGTGGAGTTCGCGGGCGCCCTTCAGCAGGTGTTCTACCGCGACGGCCGCGACCTGTCGGAGCCGGAGACCTACCGGACGCTGGCCGGGCGGCTGGGCCTGGACCCGGACGCGGTGCTCGCCGCGCTGGCGGACCCGGCGGTGCGCGAGGAGGCCGTCCGGGACATGCGCGAGACCCGTCGGCTGGGCGTCGAGGCCTACCCGACGCTGCTGCTGCACACCCCCGCCGGCGGGGTGCGCCGCCTGGGCGGCCCGGTCGCCTCGTCGGACGACCTGACCGCGGCGTTGGAACAGCACCTGGCCGCCGGCACCGCCTGA
- a CDS encoding helix-turn-helix domain-containing protein, whose protein sequence is MRKRTVECPTVAAVDVISGKWKVLILWALYHHRPRFGELRRLVPGISEKVLVQQLRELEALGVVHREVFHELPLRVEYSLTPSGIALNESLEPLSDWSRRYLTGPEEPVGEESAVEAGPAALSEPGVARSA, encoded by the coding sequence ATGAGGAAGCGGACTGTTGAGTGCCCCACCGTCGCGGCCGTCGACGTCATCAGCGGCAAGTGGAAGGTGCTCATACTCTGGGCGCTCTACCACCACCGGCCCCGCTTCGGTGAACTGCGTCGACTGGTCCCCGGCATCAGCGAGAAGGTGCTGGTCCAGCAGTTGCGGGAGCTGGAGGCGCTGGGCGTCGTGCACCGCGAGGTGTTCCACGAACTCCCGCTGCGGGTGGAGTACTCGCTGACTCCCAGCGGCATCGCGCTCAACGAGTCGCTGGAGCCGCTCAGCGACTGGTCCCGGCGGTATCTGACCGGGCCCGAGGAGCCGGTCGGCGAGGAGTCGGCGGTGGAGGCGGGTCCCGCGGCCCTGTCGGAACCGGGGGTGGCCCGCTCCGCGTGA
- a CDS encoding NAD(P)H-binding protein, with the protein MAKIALFGANGTIGQRVLDEALSRGHQVTAVVRDPARLTRSHENLGVTTGDVLDPRSVAAAAQGHDVVVSAVGGGDGPGHLKLIEPAARSLVEGLRTLGADAPRLIAVGGAGSLETAPGVRVWDAPGLPDWLLQIMHAHGDALEFLRGVTDVRWTSLSPAATIAPGERTGAYRTGTEQLVTDADGESVISAEDYAVALVDEIERPQHIGERFTVAR; encoded by the coding sequence ATGGCGAAGATCGCCCTCTTCGGCGCCAACGGCACCATCGGACAGCGCGTCCTGGACGAGGCCCTGTCCCGCGGCCACCAGGTCACCGCGGTCGTCCGCGACCCGGCCAGGCTCACCCGCAGCCACGAGAACCTCGGCGTGACCACCGGCGACGTGCTCGACCCGCGGTCCGTGGCCGCGGCCGCCCAGGGCCACGACGTGGTCGTCAGCGCGGTCGGCGGTGGCGACGGCCCCGGCCACCTCAAGCTCATCGAGCCGGCCGCGCGTTCCCTGGTGGAGGGGCTGCGCACGCTCGGCGCGGACGCTCCGCGACTGATCGCGGTCGGCGGCGCGGGCAGCCTGGAGACGGCGCCCGGCGTGCGGGTCTGGGACGCGCCCGGACTGCCCGACTGGCTGCTCCAGATCATGCACGCGCACGGCGACGCGCTGGAGTTCCTGCGCGGCGTGACCGACGTGCGGTGGACCAGCCTGAGCCCCGCGGCGACCATCGCCCCGGGCGAGCGCACCGGCGCCTACCGCACCGGCACCGAGCAGTTGGTCACCGACGCCGACGGGGAGAGCGTCATCTCCGCCGAGGACTACGCGGTCGCGCTGGTCGACGAGATCGAGCGCCCGCAGCACATCGGGGAGCGTTTCACCGTCGCCCGGTAG